From Anopheles coluzzii chromosome 3, AcolN3, whole genome shotgun sequence, the proteins below share one genomic window:
- the LOC120958943 gene encoding uncharacterized protein LOC120958943 → MSRPRRKCARYSSPPKLHINDLPQEIMYTIFDYLCIYSLRDVSLTCRYWERLISEYGATRFTLRIGRVRSDGNMSYADLRAREEAHLTEAAKMLDWTKRRYSKVNIDLLGEPFVTRQMNLVLSKLLVPSWLQQLVVLRVGLGKDLQTFAVKISKAVVKMGCLQELHLVHPANGLIRSHSFKELKVVNRSLHKLVLHVSLPEVIDCPNLRVLDIVSSLDVEAIVGKQYIEHGGEEPYWKLKQLEELMIWHAAADDDDDRMMFSSRPLEQATSIGSIEKIEFYRHLKQLKKLYYHASIVSSEVLQAICESCVQLKDLHLLYLASIGPNPLRHLSNLNMLQQLSICCSADILSFAGVRLPRLERLLLYDIKIDWPSLAELSSIKWLKITPDPSKVDQVCDLFAGQLSSQLNFLWLAMDYVDVYACLPKLSALKTLVVENVNQQFSKYLPSLPQLTRLVIFPGYMSKMTLPARLPKRMVNLEIMELGFFEIFEHDFTKCMMEGEYARLSDHFREQRSILLKYSYRHVSSLR, encoded by the exons ATGAGCCGTCCGCGAAGAAAATGCGCGAGGTATTCGTCCCCGCCCAAATTGCACATCAATGATCTGCCACAAGAG ATAATGTACACCATTTTTGACTATCTCTGCATCTACTCGCTAAGAGATGTCTCACTTACCTGCCGCTACTGGGAGCGTCTGATTTCCGAATACGGCGCTACACGATTTACCCTGCGCATTGGCCGTGTGCGGTCAGATGGCAATATGAGTTATGCCGATTTGAGGGCCCGTGAGGAGGCACACTTAACAGAAGCAGCCAAAATGCTCGATTGGACCAAGCGCCGCTACAGCAAGGTCAATATTGATCTGCTGGGAGAACCGTTTGTAACGCGTCAAATGAATCTCGTGCTCAGCAAGCTACTAGTGCCGTCCTGGCTCCAGCAATTGGTCGTACTAAGGGTCGGATTGGGGAAAGATTTGCAGACGTTCGCCGTGAAGATATCGAAGGCGGTGGTAAAGATGGGATGCCTGCAGGAGCTACACTTGGTTCACCCAGCTAATGGCTTAATTCGTTCGCATTCATTTAAAGAGCTGAAGGTTGTTAATCGTTCACTGCACAAGCTGGTGCTGCATGTAAGTCTACCTGAGGTCATCGACTGTCCCAATCTTCGCGTGCTGGATATTGTTTCTTCACTGGATGTGGAGGCCATCGTTGGTAAGCAGTACATAGAGCACGGAGGCGAAGAACCGTACTGGAAGCTAAAGCAGTTGGAGGAGCTCATGATTtggcatgctgctgctgatgatgatgatgataggaTGATGTTTTCATCACGTCCTTTAGAGCAAGCTACTAGTATCGGTTCTATCGAAAAGATCGAATTTTACCGGCATTTGAAGCAGCTTAAGAAACTGTACTACCACGCTAGCATCGTGTCGAGTGAGGTGCTGCAGGCCATCTGCGAATCATGCGTTCAGCTGAAGGATCTGCATTTGCTGTACTTGGCTAGTATCGGGCCGAATCCGTTGCGCCACCTATCGAACCTGAACATGCTGCAACAGTTGAGCATATGCTGCAGTGCCGATATTCTATCCTTCGCTGGCGTTCGCTTGCCCCGGCTGGAGAGGCTTCTGTTGTACGACATTAAAATCGATTGGCCATCGTTGGCGGAGCTGTCCTCGATCAAGTGGCTAAAGATCACACCCGATCCATCGAAGGTCGATCAAGTATGTGATCTTTTTGCAGGACAGCTCAGCAGTCAGCTAAACTTTTTGTGGCTCGCTATGGACTACGTGGATGTTTACGCCTGCCTACCCAAGCTGTCTGCTCTGAAAACGCTTGTGGTGGAAAATGTTAATCAGCAATTTTCGAAATATCTGCCTAGCTTGCCTCAGCTGACACGTTTGGTTATTTTTCCAGGATACATGTCAAAAATGACCTTGCCGGCTCGGCTTCCCAAACGGATGGTTAACTTGGAAATCATGGAGCTTGggttttttgaaatattcgAACATGATTTTACCAAATGCATGATGGAGGGTGAGTATGCACGTCTGAGCGATCACTTCCGTGAGCAGAGGTCCATATTACTCAAATATTCCTATAGACATGTAAGTTCCTTAag